The Solanum pennellii chromosome 11, SPENNV200 sequence TAGATTACTTCTACTTTAGGTGATAGATGCCAAAATTTTGATACCTTAGCAAGTATCTTTGATCTTCTTTTGGGACGTGAATATGAATCGATAGTCACTCTCACCAACACTGGAGACTTGGCAAACAAAAGCTTAACAAACTGCATCTGTGGCGCTCTCCCGTGGAAGTCTTCTAGCTTAACTTCCCTGAGGTGATTAAATGTGACATCGGAGAAACGTTCAAGTTCAAGAAATTCTGCAGTACCATCATCATCTTCAGTGAAAAGCtaagaaaaataacaagaagTTAACTCCCAGGTTATTTGAGTATCTAAGATCACGTTTTAAAAAAGAAGCCACTAACAACATAATACCCAATGAGGGTAGAATGTACACAGACCTTACCACTATCTCAAATGCAACAAATCCAGTTACAAAGAAGACAGAGACGAACCTTTAGTTCAAGATATTCCAAGTATGAGAAGCTTCTTATCAACGAAAAACAGCATAATGTATCATATATATCCTCCAGCAAAATATCACGCACATAAAACCGTTTGACTCGGCTATGATCAAAAGGAAGTCTTGTTGGTGCTTCATCTGGTTTTGCACAttcaaactacaaaaaaaaaacaccaaatttccacattagtcaacccaaaagaaTCTCCATGTATGAAAACGTAAAACACTTCCAAGTCATAAAGCAACATCTACCTGTTCAAAACAGAAGTGGACGTGGAGGTGCTCGAGAGCAAAACAAGACTCGAAAAActtcacaaaatataaattttgtgccTCCATAGAAGAACCCTCATATAAGTTCAGAGATACTTTTGTCAAAAGAGGGACGTTCGTTAGACTGATATAACTTATACAGCCTGAGAAATCAAAGGATTTCAGCTTAGAGGCattaatttctattatatatgaAATTGGAACTCCTGAGATTTCCAGCACTAACTTCTCAAGCAACGAGCAACGAGATATCAAACTTCCGAGCAATTCAAAAGAGATTGTGACGTTACATAGTTCCAAGGTGATTAACTTATCAAATCCTTGAAAGCTCGAGGGAGGATGTATAAAACAATTTTCAAGAGTTAGATGCCTCAGCTGCGAACATGTGAAAAGTGAAGACAATTTGTATGCTTCATCTTCATTCCATGGAAGGTGAAAAACAAGATGTTGAATGCCATTCATCGAGAGGAAATATATGAAGAAATCAATCTCAGGACAGCTTCTCAACCCGGTAATGTCGAGGGTAAACTTAGTAATGGGTCCTTTATGAAGGGTTAAAAGCTGGTAGACAATCTTCGAAAATTTAACAGTAGGATCTACTAAATCCTCCTCTGTACTCCAATGAGATTGATCAATCGTCAATTCTGTAAGTCTGCACCAACGGTACCTCCATTTCTTCGATAAGATGCTTGTCCTCACAGCTTCTTTACAAGGCAAACATAT is a genomic window containing:
- the LOC107004780 gene encoding F-box/FBD/LRR-repeat protein At1g13570-like — its product is MPIKGRRRCRSLPPDILSNLPDNIIDVILICLPCKEAVRTSILSKKWRYRWCRLTELTIDQSHWSTEEDLVDPTVKFSKIVYQLLTLHKGPITKFTLDITGLRSCPEIDFFIYFLSMNGIQHLVFHLPWNEDEAYKLSSLFTCSQLRHLTLENCFIHPPSSFQGFDKLITLELCNVTISFELLGSLISRCSLLEKLVLEISGVPISYIIEINASKLKSFDFSGCISYISLTNVPLLTKVSLNLYEGSSMEAQNLYFVKFFESCFALEHLHVHFCFEQFECAKPDEAPTRLPFDHSRVKRFYVRDILLEDIYDTLCCFSLIRSFSYLEYLELKLFTEDDDGTAEFLELERFSDVTFNHLREVKLEDFHGRAPQMQFVKLLFAKSPVLVRVTIDSYSRPKRRSKILAKVSKFWHLSPKVEVIYRDLWSGNVFEVEVE